Proteins from a single region of Pseudarthrobacter sp. NIBRBAC000502772:
- a CDS encoding amino acid permease yields the protein MFEDSASPASSIALQIGGQLFGDAFLAVLVVAQSAYGFAGQASASRLLYAMGRDLVLLKAVFGKLSEKFHTPVANLVVTGIVGLIAMFLDVATSTSFINFGAFTAFTLVNASVVFHYVRQRRAWHQLSPVSYVVVPMIGAIICTYLLSQLDSNALRWESPGWRCAWWSWP from the coding sequence GTGTTCGAGGACTCGGCCTCCCCTGCCAGCTCAATCGCCCTGCAGATCGGCGGGCAGCTGTTTGGCGACGCATTCCTGGCTGTTCTGGTGGTGGCGCAATCCGCCTACGGCTTTGCCGGACAGGCCAGCGCGTCCCGCCTGCTGTACGCGATGGGCCGCGACCTCGTCCTGCTCAAGGCCGTCTTCGGCAAGCTCAGCGAGAAATTCCACACTCCGGTGGCGAACCTGGTGGTCACCGGCATCGTGGGCCTGATCGCCATGTTCCTGGACGTGGCCACGTCGACGTCGTTCATCAACTTTGGTGCTTTCACCGCCTTCACGCTGGTGAACGCCTCGGTGGTGTTCCACTATGTGCGCCAGCGCCGGGCCTGGCACCAGCTGAGCCCGGTGTCCTACGTGGTGGTCCCGATGATCGGTGCCATCATCTGCACCTACCTGCTCTCCCAGCTGGACAGCAACGCATTACGCTGGGAGTCTCCTGGCTGGCGCTGTGCGTGGTGGTCCTGGCCCTGA
- the hisC gene encoding histidinol-phosphate transaminase, whose protein sequence is MTRDQLLTAPDTALPTLRGAVSGLPPYVPGRRSAGLDIAALASNESHYEPLPAAAAAVAAAAGTMNRYPDSAAVELRERIAQHLGVTAGEVAVGPGSVGVLQQIITGLCDAGDEVIFAWRSFEAYPLLVELAGARPVRIPLDDVEGHDLDAMAAAVTARTKVILLCTPNNPTGVPISHERIEAFLQSVRSDILVVIDEAYVEYAEAGSGPDSLALYRRYPNVCILRTFSKAYGLAGLRVGYAVAAPGIAEGLRRTALPFSVSALAQKAAVASLDAVEEMEARVAAVRQERARMAAQLEARGWKLQASQGNFLWIRADDDLCARLVDAFDRAGILVRAYQGDGVRITVAGPASNDRVLRLLEAHAA, encoded by the coding sequence ATGACCCGTGATCAGCTCCTGACCGCACCGGACACCGCGCTTCCCACCCTTCGCGGCGCTGTGTCCGGCCTCCCGCCCTACGTCCCGGGCCGGCGCAGCGCCGGCTTGGACATCGCAGCGCTCGCCAGCAACGAAAGCCACTACGAACCGCTGCCCGCTGCCGCCGCCGCGGTGGCGGCGGCAGCCGGTACGATGAACCGCTACCCTGACTCGGCCGCCGTCGAACTCCGTGAACGGATTGCGCAACACCTCGGCGTCACGGCCGGAGAGGTCGCGGTGGGCCCCGGCAGCGTCGGCGTCCTCCAGCAGATCATCACCGGCCTGTGCGACGCTGGCGATGAAGTGATCTTCGCGTGGCGCTCCTTCGAGGCCTACCCCCTCCTGGTTGAGCTGGCAGGCGCCCGGCCGGTCCGCATCCCGCTGGACGACGTGGAGGGCCACGACCTCGATGCCATGGCCGCGGCCGTCACTGCCCGCACGAAGGTGATCCTGCTCTGCACCCCCAACAATCCGACCGGCGTGCCTATCAGCCATGAACGGATCGAGGCCTTCCTGCAATCCGTCCGCTCCGACATCCTCGTGGTGATCGACGAGGCCTATGTGGAATACGCCGAAGCGGGCAGCGGCCCAGATTCCCTGGCCCTCTACCGCCGGTACCCGAACGTCTGCATCCTGCGCACCTTCTCGAAGGCCTACGGACTCGCCGGCCTGCGCGTGGGATACGCCGTGGCGGCGCCGGGCATCGCCGAGGGACTGCGCCGGACAGCCCTTCCCTTCTCGGTGAGCGCGCTGGCCCAGAAGGCGGCCGTCGCCTCGCTCGACGCCGTGGAGGAGATGGAAGCCCGGGTCGCCGCGGTCAGGCAGGAGCGTGCACGGATGGCCGCGCAGCTGGAAGCCCGGGGCTGGAAACTGCAGGCGAGCCAGGGCAACTTCCTGTGGATCCGTGCGGATGACGATCTCTGCGCGAGGCTGGTGGACGCGTTTGACCGCGCGGGCATCCTGGTCCGGGCGTACCAAGGGGACGGTGTGCGGATCACCGTTGCCGGCCCCGCCTCCAACGATCGCGTGCTCCGGCTTCTGGAAGCCCACGCAGCCTGA
- a CDS encoding tetratricopeptide repeat protein: MQRDGEKWIMAAYFPRGQQAFSAVKAKLEGDYLGVGKHKAHGLAFITNQEISIGERRILSETVSGALDLYHLERVVSILDMPMMASVRTQFLQIDPTDPRSPVIVTALSRATAGVPEIVARTDEKALFEKLWNASGETATDGKILVLTGLPGSGKSTLADWACRSASSKNRVYRSLIVDMRGYDIDESPVTANQVFASALRALGVTDISADLGQQGTQYHQALDWAAEREERLLLLLDNVFAVEQVRPLLPRSPFHRVVITSRESLAAELQNATSMRIGPLANPDAADLLLRDSGTASNQGAVPSEFAELAAVCGDLPLALRICAAILRSDARLNVRDLIEELKEESDRLEGLEYGNLAVRASIKMSVDRLSSSELLHFKYASAHPSAEFSTEAVTHMMADKHVATARALRRLRDRHLLEDAADTNRWRMHDLVRLYSRELSEAQEAPEARQEAQGRLLEFYADIVVDAAGWIDGIVQSQYKQAESRSSALAWMHRELPNLVGSAFLAKSLGHTDAAWRLGMSLVPILDVQRSLAVALRVLAVATNAAEQEDDQIRLSKALNNTGLTLTSLDRLDEATRTFQRAIRAASSGGSLEDQAAAWIGLSAVYRQTFGTGAALHALERAAKLRQEAGDLTGMGYVLTNIGITLRECGRYGEAIHTLRSALEVHRASRSKRAEASTLAQLATALNQVGNTKEAISLFQEAIEAYKDVQDLVGLAMTQMNFGNLHALLGDSGKALDFYEKALALFEKVGHVAGQRQVFHNMAAVHHRQGQPEAAKEYERWRDER, translated from the coding sequence ATGCAGCGGGACGGCGAAAAGTGGATCATGGCCGCATACTTCCCTCGAGGTCAGCAAGCATTCAGTGCCGTCAAGGCGAAGTTGGAGGGCGACTACCTGGGGGTTGGCAAACATAAAGCGCACGGGCTAGCTTTTATAACAAACCAAGAAATCTCTATTGGAGAGCGGCGCATTCTCAGCGAAACAGTGTCTGGCGCCCTTGACTTGTACCACCTTGAGAGAGTTGTTTCAATCCTAGACATGCCCATGATGGCAAGCGTCAGGACGCAATTTTTACAGATAGATCCAACGGATCCTCGTTCTCCCGTTATCGTCACAGCACTATCCCGTGCTACCGCCGGGGTGCCGGAGATCGTGGCTCGGACTGATGAGAAAGCCCTCTTCGAGAAACTTTGGAATGCCAGCGGGGAGACGGCTACCGACGGCAAAATTCTCGTTTTGACAGGACTTCCTGGCTCAGGAAAGTCCACCCTGGCTGATTGGGCTTGCCGATCAGCGAGCAGCAAGAACCGGGTTTATCGATCGTTGATCGTCGACATGCGCGGCTACGATATTGATGAGTCGCCGGTAACTGCCAATCAAGTATTCGCAAGCGCACTTCGTGCGCTGGGTGTAACCGACATTTCAGCGGATCTCGGTCAGCAAGGGACCCAGTACCATCAGGCACTAGACTGGGCGGCAGAAAGAGAAGAGCGGCTGCTTCTACTCTTAGACAATGTATTCGCTGTAGAACAGGTGCGTCCGCTTCTCCCGCGATCACCTTTTCATCGAGTGGTAATCACCTCCCGTGAATCACTTGCCGCCGAATTGCAGAATGCAACGTCCATGCGTATTGGCCCTCTGGCGAATCCTGACGCCGCGGACCTATTGCTCCGAGACTCGGGAACGGCCAGCAACCAGGGCGCCGTGCCGTCTGAATTTGCCGAGCTAGCTGCGGTCTGCGGAGATCTGCCTTTGGCGCTTCGCATATGTGCGGCTATCTTGAGATCAGACGCAAGATTAAATGTACGCGACCTGATCGAAGAGCTCAAAGAAGAGAGTGACCGCCTAGAAGGACTGGAATACGGAAATCTCGCCGTCCGTGCAAGCATAAAAATGTCAGTGGATCGCCTGTCGAGTTCTGAGTTACTGCACTTCAAGTACGCCTCTGCGCACCCTTCTGCCGAGTTTTCCACCGAAGCCGTCACGCATATGATGGCTGACAAGCACGTTGCTACAGCCAGGGCTCTGCGCCGTCTGCGTGATCGACATCTTTTGGAGGATGCGGCCGACACCAACCGCTGGCGCATGCATGACTTAGTCCGGCTCTACAGTCGAGAACTTTCCGAAGCGCAGGAAGCGCCCGAAGCGCGCCAAGAGGCCCAAGGGCGGCTCCTGGAGTTCTACGCCGACATAGTAGTCGACGCCGCCGGATGGATAGACGGAATTGTTCAATCTCAGTACAAGCAGGCCGAGAGTCGATCGAGCGCTTTAGCTTGGATGCACCGAGAACTCCCAAACCTAGTGGGAAGCGCATTCCTGGCGAAATCACTGGGGCACACTGACGCCGCCTGGCGTCTGGGGATGAGCCTGGTACCAATCCTCGATGTACAGCGCAGCCTCGCGGTAGCGTTAAGGGTCTTGGCGGTCGCTACGAACGCGGCGGAACAAGAAGATGACCAAATCAGGTTGTCGAAGGCTTTGAACAATACTGGCCTCACCCTGACTTCTCTGGATCGGCTAGATGAGGCGACAAGAACTTTCCAAAGAGCCATCCGGGCAGCGTCTTCGGGCGGTTCCCTCGAAGATCAGGCGGCCGCATGGATTGGGCTGTCTGCGGTCTATCGACAGACATTCGGGACAGGGGCTGCGCTGCATGCCCTGGAACGCGCAGCAAAGCTTCGTCAAGAAGCCGGCGACCTCACGGGCATGGGTTACGTGCTTACCAACATCGGTATAACCCTTCGAGAATGTGGTCGCTACGGAGAAGCTATTCATACTTTGAGGTCGGCACTTGAGGTTCACCGCGCGAGCAGGTCCAAGAGAGCGGAAGCGTCAACGCTCGCGCAGCTCGCTACAGCCTTGAATCAGGTTGGCAATACAAAAGAAGCCATATCCCTTTTTCAAGAAGCAATTGAGGCTTACAAAGATGTGCAGGATCTTGTGGGCCTGGCCATGACGCAGATGAATTTCGGCAACCTACACGCATTGTTAGGTGACTCCGGTAAAGCATTGGATTTCTACGAAAAAGCTTTAGCGCTGTTCGAAAAAGTTGGCCACGTCGCTGGTCAACGCCAAGTGTTTCACAATATGGCTGCGGTTCACCATCGACAGGGCCAGCCGGAAGCTGCTAAAGAGTACGAGCGCTGGCGGGACGAACGATAA
- a CDS encoding NaeI family type II restriction endonuclease has translation MTANASNDPFTLFDDDPQWAAEEQGNAEDTVRSRRTRRARPTSPDPDKRPDPALKSRPRRTTAVPPAPAQDPEIHHMKGSIQAVDPEGTRCGRAIRNALDQAYDGRRTGRWDLTQLTKAETAHIGPLIEVWLQRVLDLEDGITTSLQIAGYDVACTWSERIDGWTLDRPVPEQRELPYLVIWANEETSRFSLGILRPGIDSRGVASMDRGRPRLSQVGIDQVLWVFDGCSLPANVLVKHPETAMAAVSQSSGQKAVNMLFRHLQGELVQHSAVETVAQQIDSSKRVREAREQLRNEGIVILGHYHPQPEIAAALGLPSPRAGTFVSHRLAPMEAGEVGIGAEIDGGRWRLAVPGDPVTMAPVLPVLGRKKRHPEKR, from the coding sequence ATGACTGCTAACGCCTCCAATGACCCGTTCACTCTCTTCGACGACGACCCGCAATGGGCAGCAGAAGAACAAGGGAATGCGGAAGACACTGTTAGATCCCGGAGGACACGACGGGCCCGTCCCACTTCCCCTGACCCGGACAAACGACCCGATCCGGCTCTGAAGTCGCGTCCCCGCAGGACGACAGCTGTTCCACCTGCTCCCGCCCAGGACCCGGAAATCCACCACATGAAGGGCTCGATTCAAGCAGTCGACCCCGAGGGCACTCGGTGCGGCCGTGCTATCCGAAACGCTCTCGACCAAGCCTACGACGGTCGACGGACAGGGCGGTGGGACCTAACCCAGCTGACGAAAGCAGAAACAGCTCATATCGGACCACTCATCGAAGTCTGGCTGCAACGGGTACTCGATCTCGAAGACGGCATCACTACCTCGCTCCAGATCGCCGGGTACGACGTCGCCTGTACATGGAGTGAGCGGATCGACGGCTGGACACTCGACCGCCCCGTCCCCGAACAACGTGAATTGCCATACTTGGTGATATGGGCCAACGAGGAGACCTCACGATTCAGCCTGGGGATCCTTCGCCCCGGCATTGACTCGCGAGGAGTGGCATCGATGGACCGGGGACGCCCCCGCTTGTCCCAGGTCGGGATCGACCAGGTTCTATGGGTCTTCGACGGTTGTTCCCTACCGGCCAACGTACTTGTTAAGCATCCCGAAACGGCCATGGCGGCCGTAAGTCAATCCTCGGGCCAGAAAGCCGTCAACATGTTGTTCCGTCATTTACAAGGTGAGCTGGTTCAACATTCCGCCGTGGAGACGGTCGCCCAGCAGATCGACTCCTCGAAGCGGGTCCGTGAGGCTCGCGAACAGCTGAGGAACGAGGGGATCGTCATTCTGGGGCACTATCATCCTCAACCCGAAATCGCGGCCGCACTCGGGCTGCCGTCCCCACGAGCGGGAACCTTCGTGAGTCACCGTTTGGCCCCCATGGAAGCCGGGGAAGTCGGAATCGGCGCGGAGATCGACGGTGGTAGGTGGCGTCTTGCCGTCCCAGGTGATCCGGTCACCATGGCACCAGTGCTGCCCGTTCTAGGAAGAAAAAAACGCCATCCTGAGAAGCGTTGA
- a CDS encoding amino acid permease produces MEQQTMTSGRALGAALKPRQLTMMGLGSAIGAGLFIGSGAGIQAAGPAVLISYLVAGTLIILVMWALGEMAAANPDSGAFSVYTAKAYGPVAGATVGWLWWLQLVVVIAAEALGAAGLLSTIFPALPVWLMAFVFIVVLTAVNLTSVKNFGEFEFWFALLKVAAIVGFLLVGAALLFGWLPGVQSPGLANFTGDGFAPDGFAGIATALFVVAFAFGGTEIVSVAAAETAEPARSVRTAVRTVLWRILVFYIGAIFVIAAVVPVGSAGLKSPFAAVLEAAGMPGAATAITLVAVAALLSALNANLYGASRMAFSLAERGEAPRLLASVSKARVPVVAVLASVAFGVVTVVLELAFPEQVLPVLLNIVGSTCLLVWTSALLAQLALRLRADREGTELPLRMPGFPWLTGMGLVILAAIFTVGFIGEDSRPQLLSTFALVALLAVGCWVHHRKRDSQPRVESPEGDKQPALVD; encoded by the coding sequence ATGGAACAACAGACAATGACGTCTGGCCGCGCACTGGGCGCCGCACTCAAACCCCGCCAGCTGACCATGATGGGGCTCGGAAGCGCCATCGGAGCGGGCCTCTTCATCGGCTCCGGCGCCGGCATCCAGGCCGCCGGCCCGGCCGTGCTGATCTCCTACCTCGTGGCCGGCACCCTCATCATCCTGGTGATGTGGGCCCTCGGCGAGATGGCCGCCGCCAATCCGGACAGCGGTGCCTTCTCCGTCTATACCGCCAAGGCCTACGGGCCGGTGGCCGGCGCCACGGTGGGCTGGCTCTGGTGGCTGCAGCTGGTGGTGGTCATCGCGGCCGAAGCGCTCGGTGCGGCAGGCCTGCTGTCCACCATCTTCCCCGCCCTCCCGGTGTGGCTGATGGCCTTCGTGTTCATCGTGGTGCTCACCGCTGTGAACCTCACCAGCGTGAAGAACTTCGGCGAGTTCGAGTTCTGGTTCGCTTTGCTCAAGGTGGCAGCAATCGTCGGGTTCCTCCTGGTGGGCGCTGCCCTGCTCTTCGGCTGGCTGCCGGGCGTGCAGTCGCCGGGCCTGGCCAACTTCACCGGCGACGGATTCGCGCCCGATGGCTTCGCCGGGATCGCCACGGCACTCTTCGTGGTGGCGTTCGCGTTCGGCGGCACCGAGATCGTGTCCGTGGCGGCAGCTGAGACCGCCGAGCCTGCCCGCAGCGTGCGGACAGCGGTCCGGACGGTGCTGTGGCGCATCCTGGTCTTCTACATCGGTGCGATCTTCGTTATCGCAGCTGTGGTTCCCGTGGGTTCGGCAGGGCTGAAGAGCCCGTTCGCCGCAGTGCTGGAGGCCGCCGGCATGCCGGGCGCCGCCACCGCCATCACTCTGGTGGCCGTCGCAGCATTGCTCTCCGCCCTCAACGCCAACCTCTACGGTGCCTCCCGGATGGCGTTCTCCCTCGCCGAGCGGGGTGAAGCGCCGCGGCTGCTCGCTTCCGTGTCCAAGGCCCGGGTCCCGGTGGTCGCAGTCCTGGCCAGCGTCGCTTTCGGCGTTGTCACGGTTGTGCTGGAGCTGGCTTTCCCCGAGCAGGTCCTTCCCGTCCTGCTCAACATCGTGGGCTCGACCTGCCTGCTCGTGTGGACGTCCGCGCTGCTCGCCCAGCTCGCGCTGCGCCTCCGCGCCGACCGCGAAGGGACGGAGCTTCCGCTGAGGATGCCCGGCTTCCCCTGGCTCACGGGCATGGGTCTGGTAATTCTTGCGGCGATCTTCACGGTGGGATTCATCGGCGAGGATTCCCGTCCCCAGCTCCTGAGCACCTTCGCACTCGTGGCGCTTCTGGCGGTGGGGTGCTGGGTGCACCACCGGAAACGGGACAGCCAGCCGCGAGTCGAATCTCCGGAGGGTGACAAGCAGCCGGCGCTTGTCGACTGA
- a CDS encoding endonuclease domain-containing protein: MVGTYAITLYIEATFASAVIRKVGFSFSKNAATLMVIKYQWLFFDSMRRTDSLMISGSDNVEKGEHALKGDAHAQSFSPSDVPGPPPSVMPDSRGDGTNPRTPWPTCAGPGRNGEVKCGNPAVRQAAKLCASHDRQLRLRGELKPLRTRKSKAPCVGPGPDGEACGRRVYFRDPGQDDGVCKSHYDQLKRRGWLGTIAPKPAPVADSDCQGPGQDGSPTCGRKAEYGSGYCAPHDRQFRKTGNLKPIRRTNTPDGPCGGPGDGATSCGRPMKNKSLKLCGGHYAQQHRGDVLTPLKKSRKRGLSTPCNFPGCRYLDAPDGNGYCRHHWRQQFLGHELVPLKGTPNRGRLVLVRDMYGNKLCPPCGEWKPEHDFSKNSRSSDGLNGRCRRCHASAQKKAKYGIDLGEFEALLQAQGGQCAICPATARADGLRLSIDHDHACCPGTLSCGKCIRGLLCPDCNRGLGLFRDNIQSLLRGAEYLSGGGVITPRVPTLEAVLDAGESRSGRVDDDDDDGLSGAMSVA; the protein is encoded by the coding sequence ATGGTTGGTACTTATGCCATAACCCTGTACATTGAGGCCACTTTTGCGTCGGCGGTCATAAGAAAGGTTGGGTTTTCATTCTCAAAAAATGCTGCTACGTTGATGGTCATCAAATATCAGTGGTTATTTTTTGACTCAATGCGAAGGACAGATTCCCTCATGATTTCTGGATCAGATAATGTGGAAAAAGGTGAGCATGCGCTGAAAGGTGACGCGCATGCGCAAAGTTTCTCCCCATCGGATGTGCCAGGCCCCCCACCGTCAGTCATGCCTGACTCCCGCGGGGACGGCACGAACCCCCGGACGCCGTGGCCGACCTGCGCTGGACCTGGTCGAAATGGCGAGGTGAAGTGCGGTAACCCCGCAGTGAGGCAGGCTGCCAAGCTGTGTGCCTCCCACGACCGTCAACTACGCCTGAGGGGCGAGCTAAAACCCCTGCGAACGCGGAAAAGCAAGGCTCCTTGCGTGGGTCCCGGCCCCGATGGCGAGGCCTGTGGCCGTCGGGTCTATTTCCGGGATCCAGGACAGGATGATGGGGTCTGCAAATCACATTACGACCAATTGAAGCGCCGGGGTTGGTTGGGGACCATAGCACCGAAGCCCGCCCCAGTTGCTGATTCCGATTGTCAGGGACCTGGGCAAGACGGATCCCCGACTTGTGGCCGGAAGGCCGAATACGGCTCCGGATACTGCGCCCCGCACGACCGGCAGTTCCGCAAAACCGGGAATCTTAAGCCGATACGCCGTACCAACACTCCAGACGGCCCTTGCGGAGGTCCAGGTGACGGAGCGACCTCATGCGGGCGGCCGATGAAAAACAAGTCCCTGAAGCTCTGTGGCGGCCATTATGCCCAACAGCATCGTGGGGACGTCCTGACGCCGCTCAAGAAAAGCAGGAAGCGGGGACTATCTACTCCCTGCAATTTTCCTGGTTGCAGGTACCTTGATGCTCCGGACGGCAATGGTTACTGTCGCCACCATTGGCGCCAGCAGTTCCTGGGCCATGAGCTTGTCCCCCTTAAGGGAACTCCGAACCGCGGTCGCCTAGTGCTCGTCCGTGACATGTATGGAAACAAGCTGTGTCCGCCCTGCGGCGAGTGGAAGCCTGAGCATGACTTCTCCAAGAACTCCAGGTCCAGCGACGGGCTGAACGGTCGGTGCAGGCGTTGTCATGCATCGGCTCAAAAGAAGGCGAAGTACGGCATTGATCTAGGCGAGTTCGAAGCGCTGTTGCAAGCCCAGGGAGGGCAATGTGCCATTTGCCCAGCAACTGCAAGGGCTGACGGTCTTCGCTTGTCCATAGACCATGACCACGCTTGTTGCCCGGGAACCCTTTCGTGCGGGAAATGTATTCGAGGACTCCTTTGCCCCGACTGCAATCGCGGCCTTGGGCTCTTTCGCGACAACATTCAGTCGCTGTTGAGGGGTGCAGAGTACCTCAGCGGAGGCGGAGTAATCACACCTAGGGTTCCAACCCTCGAGGCGGTACTTGACGCTGGCGAATCGAGATCTGGCAGGGTCGATGATGATGATGACGATGGACTCTCTGGCGCCATGTCCGTTGCTTGA
- a CDS encoding transposase, translating to MTNQHLKVIAGIDTHSDTHHVAIIDETGRHITDKEFLAVGSGYRSIAAFVTGFGPVLAVGVEGTGSYGAELARVLTAEGIRVLEVMRPNRQGRRLRGKSDPLDAY from the coding sequence ATGACAAACCAGCATCTGAAAGTCATCGCCGGGATCGATACTCACTCCGACACCCACCACGTCGCAATCATCGACGAGACCGGCAGACACATCACGGACAAAGAGTTTCTCGCTGTGGGTTCTGGCTACCGGAGCATCGCGGCCTTCGTGACGGGGTTCGGCCCAGTCCTTGCCGTCGGAGTGGAGGGCACCGGCAGCTACGGTGCCGAACTCGCCCGCGTCCTGACCGCGGAAGGTATCCGGGTCCTGGAGGTCATGCGCCCGAACCGGCAGGGGCGCCGGCTCAGGGGCAAATCGGACCCTCTGGACGCTTACTAG
- a CDS encoding transposase: MLKRLAIRYRILHQELAVIDADLDAVITVHAPMLRDLKGVGTDVASQLLVTVGDNAERVTTEAKFAALVGVAPIPASSGKTMRHRLSRGGDRQANKAIHHVALVRMRTDARTRNYVDRRRSEGKSTTEIIRCLKRYIAREIYDQLIHPQPAPDAGALRALRKTKNITLQAAADILHVWPTALSRLERGITRNDDFYQRYEDWLNSPSAEAAKTPSVLRN, from the coding sequence GTGCTCAAACGCCTCGCCATCCGCTACCGCATCTTGCACCAGGAACTGGCCGTCATCGACGCCGATCTCGACGCCGTCATCACCGTCCACGCCCCGATGCTCCGCGACCTCAAAGGCGTGGGAACGGACGTCGCCAGCCAGCTCCTGGTCACCGTGGGCGACAACGCCGAACGGGTCACCACGGAAGCCAAATTCGCCGCCCTCGTGGGCGTCGCACCGATCCCCGCGTCCTCCGGAAAAACCATGCGGCACCGGCTTAGCCGCGGCGGCGACAGGCAGGCCAACAAAGCCATCCATCACGTCGCCCTGGTCCGGATGAGGACCGACGCCCGCACCAGGAACTATGTCGACAGACGCCGGTCCGAGGGCAAAAGCACCACCGAAATCATCCGCTGCCTCAAACGCTACATTGCCCGGGAAATCTACGATCAGCTCATCCATCCACAACCGGCACCGGACGCCGGGGCCCTCCGGGCACTGCGCAAGACCAAGAACATCACCCTCCAGGCCGCAGCGGACATCCTGCACGTCTGGCCCACAGCGTTGTCCCGCCTCGAACGCGGGATTACCCGCAACGACGACTTCTACCAACGCTACGAAGACTGGCTCAACTCACCATCGGCAGAGGCCGCAAAGACACCTTCAGTGCTGCGCAACTGA
- a CDS encoding TIGR02391 family protein — MTNDIKLEFEPRTIEHLGLQMYSHLPNAIAELVANSYDADATEVTVQIHNVGGKEEVLVIDNGHGMSEGDLATKYLRIGRNRRIDPDGGKSESGRRLVSGKKGIGKLALFGIGTTIRLETKRSKGLSSMVLKLDWDEMLESSGYYYPKVSKSDKPASWSGTIISLGGLRRASKVDAEALARGLSRLFNYGDSEFKITVISASGQQYQVTRDLRINADNVDFSWTIPGSFGSAVDAYVAEKKITGLVVASKKPLRQAMRGVTLYANGRLINEPEFFGSAESSFAFSYLTGYIDVDFLDELVPDVIASDRRAINWELESTNELRLRLVDLLTVVASEWRTERTKRKRARAEGRQDKSFESWTSSVKGPERQPLERMLSTIVSPDVDIPENLQDELVEDLERIAPPFADLLWRHLHPDVQGPAQADYELGRYFHAIDEAIKRYVTDVEIKSQISDQSAYSLMMSAFGHAKSKLHVFHKYFAISENHISPSTAENVEEGHKFLSAGLIRAVRNPLAHQEKEKLLSCGAFTHEDCLDALSLLSHLRRRLDDSVVV, encoded by the coding sequence ATGACAAATGACATTAAGCTAGAATTTGAACCACGTACTATTGAGCATTTGGGACTACAAATGTATTCGCATTTGCCGAATGCTATTGCCGAGCTAGTGGCCAATTCGTACGATGCCGATGCGACAGAAGTGACAGTGCAAATACACAACGTTGGCGGAAAAGAAGAAGTTCTGGTCATCGATAATGGCCACGGCATGTCCGAGGGCGACCTGGCCACTAAATACCTTCGAATTGGGAGGAATCGCAGGATCGATCCTGATGGTGGTAAGTCTGAAAGTGGACGCAGGCTGGTCTCCGGCAAAAAAGGGATAGGTAAACTGGCTCTATTTGGAATTGGGACAACGATTCGTCTTGAGACCAAGAGGAGTAAAGGCCTGTCTTCTATGGTCTTGAAGCTGGATTGGGATGAGATGCTCGAATCCTCGGGTTACTACTATCCAAAGGTAAGCAAGAGCGATAAGCCCGCTAGTTGGAGTGGAACAATAATTTCACTAGGTGGACTACGTCGTGCAAGCAAGGTAGATGCAGAGGCGCTGGCGAGGGGGCTGTCCAGACTTTTCAACTATGGCGATTCCGAGTTCAAAATCACGGTGATATCCGCTTCCGGGCAACAGTACCAAGTAACACGTGACCTCCGGATAAATGCTGATAACGTTGATTTTTCTTGGACAATTCCTGGTTCGTTTGGATCTGCAGTAGATGCTTACGTGGCCGAGAAAAAAATTACCGGATTGGTAGTTGCTTCAAAGAAGCCGCTCCGCCAAGCAATGCGCGGAGTAACATTGTACGCAAATGGTCGACTTATCAATGAGCCTGAGTTCTTTGGGTCTGCAGAGTCGAGCTTTGCCTTCTCGTATTTAACAGGCTACATAGATGTTGACTTCCTCGATGAACTTGTGCCGGATGTCATAGCCTCGGACCGCCGTGCTATCAATTGGGAGTTAGAAAGTACGAACGAGCTGCGGCTCCGACTTGTGGACCTCTTGACGGTTGTCGCCAGCGAGTGGCGAACCGAACGCACCAAGAGGAAGCGGGCGAGAGCGGAAGGTAGACAGGACAAAAGCTTTGAATCCTGGACGTCAAGCGTCAAAGGTCCGGAGCGGCAACCCCTTGAACGTATGCTGTCGACTATCGTTTCTCCTGATGTTGACATCCCCGAGAATCTCCAGGACGAACTGGTCGAAGACCTCGAAAGAATAGCTCCTCCATTCGCCGATCTGCTTTGGCGGCACTTACACCCTGATGTGCAGGGACCTGCCCAGGCGGACTATGAATTGGGACGATACTTTCACGCTATAGATGAGGCAATAAAAAGATATGTCACGGATGTGGAGATCAAGTCTCAAATTAGTGATCAGTCGGCTTACTCGTTGATGATGAGCGCATTCGGCCACGCAAAATCAAAGCTCCATGTCTTCCATAAATATTTTGCAATTTCAGAAAATCATATTTCTCCAAGTACGGCAGAAAACGTTGAAGAGGGTCATAAATTTCTTTCGGCTGGACTGATCCGTGCAGTACGCAACCCTCTCGCTCATCAAGAGAAGGAAAAGTTGCTTTCTTGCGGTGCTTTCACCCATGAAGACTGCCTGGATGCGCTCAGCCTGCTATCGCATCTTCGACGGAGGCTCGACGACTCGGTAGTGGTATAA